One Manihot esculenta cultivar AM560-2 chromosome 6, M.esculenta_v8, whole genome shotgun sequence DNA segment encodes these proteins:
- the LOC110617791 gene encoding uncharacterized protein LOC110617791: MDAAILGSQDYLHGRIRHETLTLASSFNPRLRNSEKHTNPTTRFSDSRRRKPRSVGLQSNSENFNHHNRSHTGSMVARLPAKNLVMGEVKILKRGESFAKTDKRVSKENRKPMVKLEKNADLVLGSTDRLGPDPETVQKQIRVDDFNKLVEGMYAGSAFVASPPPSSLPVPGFLGKSSNGAATNDLRRLLRLDVV, translated from the coding sequence atGGACGCTGCGATTCTTGGCTCTCAGGACTACCTTCATGGCCGAATACGCCACGAAACCCTAACCCTAGCCTCTTCTTTTAACCCTCGTTTACGAAACTCTGAAAAGCATACTAACCCTACCACTCGCTTCTCCGACTCTCGCCGCCGTAAGCCCAGGTCTGTAGGGCTGCAATCAAATTCGGAAAACTTCAATCACCATAACCGGTCCCACACAGGCTCCATGGTAGCCAGGCTTCCAGCCAAAAATCTCGTTATGGGCGAGGTCAAGATCTTGAAGCGCGGGGAATCATTTGCGAAGACTGATAAACGGGTGTCGAAGGAGAATCGGAAGCCGATGGTGAAGTTAGAAAAGAACGCAGATCTCGTTTTAGGATCAACGGACCGGCTGGGACCAGACCCGGAGACGGTTCAGAAGCAAATTAGAGTTGATGATTTTAATAAACTCGTGGAGGGGATGTATGCTGGATCGGCATTTGTAGCGTCGCCGCCACCGAGTTCGCTTCCGGTCCCGGGTTTTTTAGGGAAGAGCAGTAACGGAGCGGCAACAAATGATCTCCGGCGATTATTAAGACTTGATGTGGTTTAA